In a genomic window of Myotis daubentonii chromosome X, mMyoDau2.1, whole genome shotgun sequence:
- the ZMAT1 gene encoding zinc finger matrin-type protein 1 encodes MFRFHMQGSEHQIKESITISLVKNSKKTQDSYQVESEDYMRAQKVREPEPKICFRKMEDNSLETRGYRKVVDFQSRHRVYEQRHPYETFRTYPESYKISQTVENRLPHYLPAYSRKTYDSFQDELEEYIKVQKARGLHPKTCFRKIRGNSMETHGYREVDSGSRQRISEQRFPVQTSHTFQRPYNISPVESQLHHSLPPAYLKRTYDSFQNELEDYIEVQKARGLHPKTCFRKLSDSSMETHKYREMFDSRPRHRMSEPRIPFETFQTYPESHNISQVVKNQLPHCLPAHDSKQKLDSMTYCQPTRDYFPEKPVPLSLSQQENNSGLYSIESEVYKHLSLENTTSVPQARHKRRHQKRRHLEEGEEKPEKEQSKHKKKKSDGDMDLNKDKSIRQKKREGDKVSASSGKLKHRKKKKSHSIPSTKEERKHRKEKKKSVEEKTEEEMLWDESILGF; translated from the exons ATGTTCCGGTTCCATATGCAAGGAAGTGAACATCAAATtaa AGAATCCATAACTATCAGTCTAGTGAAGAATTCAAAGAAGACACAAGACTCTTACCAAGTAGAAAGTGAAGATTACATGAGAGCGCAGAAAGTTAGAGAACCAGAGCCCAAGATTTGTTTCAGAAAAATGGAAGATAATTCTTTGGAAACCCGTGGATACAGAAAAGTGGTTGATTTCCAATCCAGACATAGAGTATATGAACAAAGACACCCATATGAGACTTTCCGGACATACCCAGAATCATACAAAATTTCGCAAACAGTGGAAAACCGCTTACCTCATTACTTACCAGCTTATTCAAGGAAGACATATGACTCTTTCCAAGATGAACTGGAAGAGTACATCAAAGTGCAAAAAGCCAGAGGATTACATCCAAAGACTTGTTTCAGAAAGATAAGAGGGAATTCTATGGAAACCCATGGGTACAGAGAAGTTGATTCTGGATCCAGACAAAGAATCAGTGAGCAAAGATTTCCAGTTCAGACTTCTCATACCTTTCAACGACCATACAATATTTCACCAGTGGAAAGCCAGTTACATCATTCGTTACCACCAGCTTACTTAAAGAGGACATATGATTCTTTCCAAAATGAACTTGAAGATTACATCGAAGTGCAGAAAGCCAGAGGACTACATCCGAAGACTTGTTTCAGAAAGTTAAGTGATAGCTCTATGGAAACTCATAAGTACAGAGAAATGTTTGATTCCAGACCCAGACATAGAATGTCTGAGCCAAGAATCCCATTTGAGACTTTCCAGACCTACCCAGAATCACACAATATTTCACAAGTAGTGAAAAATCAGTTACCTCATTGCTTACCAGCTCATGACAGCAAACAGAAACTAGACTCTATGACCTATTGTCAGCCCACCAGAGACTATTTCCCAGAAAAACCAGTACCCCTAAGCCTTAGTCAGCAAGAAAACAACTCTGGCTTATACAGTATAGAATCTGAAGTTTACAAGCACCTCTCTTTAGAAAACACCACCAGTGTCCCTCAAGCACGTCATAAACGGAGACATCAGAAGAGAAGGCATCTGGAGGAAGGTGAAGAAAAGCCAGAGAAAGAGCAGtccaaacataaaaagaaaaagagtgatgGGGATATGGACCTAAATAAGGACAAGAGCATCCgacaaaagaaaagagagggagataaAGTTAGTGCCAGTTCAGGCAAGCTTAAGCaccgaaaaaagaaaaaaagccacagTATACCCTCTACAAAAGAAGAACGTAAgcacaggaaagagaaaaagaaatctgttGAAGAAAAGACGGAAGAGGAAATGCTTTGGGATGAATCTATTCTTGGATTTTGA